In the Gemmatimonadota bacterium genome, one interval contains:
- the cyoE gene encoding heme o synthase codes for MARPPERPRAPAAAPRQGGRAHAYYELTKPTIALYVVIVAAAAWYLAQGSAGLSLGPLAVLAAGLLVATGGVLALNQYLERAPDALMRRTRSRPLPSGRVAPGAALAFALLLIATGTAVLWVGLGWLPAVLTLTAGTAYNFVYTPLKPRTYVATLVGAFPGAVPALVGWSAATGSLSPGAWVLFGIAYFWQMPHVLGLAWVLREDYRAAGFLLTPPADPGGKVIGLHMVAHAAILLPVSLLPSLFGLTGSLYAVGALGLGIWLIWLCVRAWRGMSTARARSVFLGSLLYQPLLLGLMLLDVAALGR; via the coding sequence GTGGCCCGACCCCCCGAGCGCCCCCGGGCGCCCGCTGCCGCCCCGCGGCAGGGGGGACGCGCACATGCGTACTACGAGCTGACCAAGCCCACGATCGCCCTGTACGTGGTCATCGTGGCCGCGGCGGCCTGGTACCTGGCCCAGGGCAGTGCGGGCCTTTCGTTGGGGCCGTTGGCCGTCCTGGCCGCGGGCCTGCTGGTCGCCACCGGCGGCGTGCTCGCCCTCAACCAGTACCTGGAGCGCGCTCCGGACGCGCTGATGCGCCGAACGCGGTCGCGCCCGCTGCCATCGGGCCGGGTGGCCCCCGGGGCGGCGCTCGCCTTCGCGCTGCTGCTGATCGCCACCGGCACGGCCGTCCTGTGGGTGGGGCTGGGCTGGCTGCCGGCCGTGCTGACCCTGACCGCCGGGACCGCCTACAACTTCGTCTACACGCCGCTCAAGCCCCGCACCTATGTCGCCACCCTGGTGGGCGCCTTCCCGGGCGCCGTGCCGGCCCTGGTGGGCTGGAGCGCCGCCACCGGCTCGCTGTCGCCCGGCGCCTGGGTGCTGTTCGGCATCGCCTACTTCTGGCAGATGCCCCACGTCCTCGGCCTGGCCTGGGTGCTCCGGGAGGACTACCGGGCCGCGGGCTTCCTGCTGACGCCCCCCGCCGATCCCGGCGGCAAGGTCATCGGGCTCCACATGGTGGCCCATGCGGCCATCCTGCTGCCCGTGAGCCTGCTGCCCTCCCTGTTCGGGCTGACCGGCTCCCTCTACGCGGTGGGCGCCCTGGGCCTGGGGATCTGGCTCATCTGGCTCTGCGTGCGCGCCTGGCGGGGCATGAGCACCGCGCGGGCCCGCTCGGTCTTCCTGGGCTCTCTGCTCTATCAGCCCCTGCTGCTCGGTCTGATGCTCCTGGACGTGGCGGCGCTGGGGCGGTGA
- a CDS encoding P1 family peptidase, with protein sequence MAQTSERPRARDLGITVGIFPTGAANAITDVQGVLVGQTTVTDGSRVNTGVTAIRPHPGNVYFDRVPAAMVVGNGYGKLIGVTQVRELGELETPILLTCTLCVWKAADAMVEWALALPGMENVRSLNAVVGETNDGGLNDIRARPIEPRHVVDALEGATSGPVEEGSVGAGRGTRAFGWKGGIGTSSRVLPDALGGWTVGVLVQSNFGGILTMAGAPVGQALGRYSFQNAVEGRGPSPDDAGDGSIMMVVATDAPLSARNLERLARRALMGLARTGSFAGNGSGDYVIAFSTAGSVRRDPRESVQTVEDLANEPMSALFEGVVEATEEAIYNSLLKATTVEGQGSVADALPIDETVEVLRRYGVIR encoded by the coding sequence ATGGCCCAGACGTCCGAGCGCCCCCGGGCGCGCGACCTCGGCATCACGGTCGGCATCTTCCCCACCGGGGCCGCCAACGCCATCACGGACGTCCAGGGCGTCCTGGTGGGGCAGACCACCGTCACGGACGGCAGCCGGGTCAACACCGGCGTGACGGCCATCCGGCCCCATCCGGGCAACGTGTACTTCGACCGCGTGCCGGCCGCGATGGTCGTGGGCAACGGGTACGGCAAGCTGATCGGGGTGACCCAGGTGCGGGAGCTGGGCGAGCTGGAGACGCCGATCCTGCTGACGTGCACGCTGTGCGTCTGGAAGGCGGCCGACGCCATGGTGGAATGGGCCTTGGCCCTGCCCGGCATGGAGAACGTGCGCTCGCTCAACGCGGTCGTGGGCGAGACCAACGACGGCGGCCTGAACGACATCCGCGCCCGCCCGATCGAGCCCCGGCACGTGGTGGACGCCCTGGAGGGCGCCACGTCCGGTCCGGTGGAGGAAGGGTCCGTGGGCGCCGGGCGAGGCACCCGCGCGTTCGGGTGGAAGGGCGGGATCGGCACCAGCAGCCGGGTGCTGCCGGACGCGCTGGGCGGATGGACCGTCGGCGTGCTGGTGCAATCCAACTTCGGCGGCATCCTCACCATGGCGGGCGCGCCGGTCGGGCAGGCGCTGGGGCGCTACTCCTTCCAGAACGCCGTGGAGGGCCGTGGGCCCTCGCCCGACGACGCGGGGGACGGTTCCATCATGATGGTGGTGGCCACCGACGCGCCGCTCTCCGCCCGCAACCTGGAGCGGCTGGCCCGGCGCGCGCTGATGGGCCTGGCGCGCACGGGGTCCTTCGCCGGGAACGGGTCGGGCGACTACGTCATCGCCTTCTCCACGGCCGGATCCGTGCGGCGCGATCCGCGGGAGTCCGTGCAGACCGTCGAGGATCTGGCCAACGAGCCCATGTCGGCGCTGTTCGAGGGCGTGGTGGAGGCCACCGAGGAAGCCATCTACAACTCGCTGCTCAAGGCCACCACCGTGGAGGGCCAGGGCAGCGTGGCGGATGCGCTCCCGATCGACGAGACCGTCGAGGTGCTGCGGCGCTACGGGGTGATCCGCTAG
- a CDS encoding prolyl oligopeptidase family serine peptidase, which yields MSVRRTATPALLSLALLALLAPSPLRAQGFSVDDILSPPFPVELVSAKAADRIAWIEYERGLRNVFTAAAPDFTPMRLTDYPDDDGHDLTTLRISDDGTVVTFIRGHTPNREGWIANPASDPLGAERAIWAVSTSGGTRAWRVVEGWNLALSPDGRWVAYAKDGAVYRAPVNPGLGSPQLRDEEPPLFRVFGTQEDPVWSPDSKRIAFVSERGDHSYIGVYDVDAPRITYLAPGVDRDTSPVWSPDGSRIAFIRRPGLPFGAGQDVSDARAAQLPDGLLESRFAGGYDWSLWVADVATGEGREIFHNAPGDSLLSEVREILWAGDHILFQAEPDGWRHYWSVPADRVSSEARLLTPGDGIAEQIGLSADGRTLFYATNVDDLHRRHLWKVPTAGGRAEQLTRGSSVETYPAVLASGRQVAVLAGGPQRPLSVALVPASGGEPRFVTTLPDRFPLTRHVEPENVTLEAADGFEFHNQVFLPPDLKPGEKRPALLFIHGGSRRQMLLGYHYMHFYHMAYAMNQYFANKGYVVVSVNYRSGIGYGRAFRNAPGRRNEGNYEYRDIEAVGRWLQQRPDVDVERIGVWGLSYGGILTAQALARNSDIFKAGVDMAGVHYYGSLDPESVAWQASSVSEIENWRSPVLLMHGDDDRNVDFSQTVGLVQLLRAHGVPHELIVFPDDVHDSLLYHRWIQAFTATEDFFERALIRKELAARP from the coding sequence ATGTCCGTCCGGCGCACCGCCACACCCGCTCTGCTGTCCCTCGCGCTGCTCGCGCTCCTCGCGCCCTCACCCCTCCGCGCCCAGGGCTTCTCCGTCGACGATATCCTGAGCCCGCCCTTCCCGGTGGAGCTGGTGTCCGCGAAGGCCGCCGACCGCATCGCGTGGATCGAGTACGAGCGCGGCCTGCGCAACGTCTTCACGGCCGCCGCTCCCGATTTCACACCGATGCGGCTCACGGACTACCCGGACGACGACGGGCACGACCTCACCACGCTGCGCATCTCGGACGACGGCACCGTCGTGACGTTCATCCGCGGACATACGCCCAACCGCGAGGGTTGGATCGCGAATCCGGCCAGCGATCCGCTGGGCGCCGAGCGCGCCATCTGGGCGGTCTCCACATCCGGCGGCACGCGCGCCTGGCGCGTGGTGGAGGGCTGGAACCTGGCGCTGTCGCCCGATGGCCGTTGGGTCGCGTATGCGAAGGACGGCGCCGTCTATCGCGCGCCGGTCAATCCCGGGCTGGGCAGCCCTCAGCTCCGGGACGAGGAGCCACCGCTGTTCCGGGTGTTCGGCACGCAGGAGGATCCGGTCTGGTCCCCGGACTCGAAGCGGATCGCCTTCGTCAGCGAGCGCGGCGATCACAGCTATATCGGCGTCTACGACGTGGACGCGCCGCGCATCACGTACCTCGCGCCCGGCGTCGATCGCGACACGAGCCCGGTCTGGTCCCCCGACGGCAGCCGGATCGCCTTCATCCGCAGGCCCGGTCTCCCCTTCGGCGCCGGCCAGGACGTCTCCGACGCGCGGGCCGCGCAGCTTCCGGACGGCCTGCTTGAGTCCCGCTTCGCCGGTGGGTACGACTGGTCCCTGTGGGTCGCCGACGTGGCCACCGGCGAAGGTCGGGAGATCTTCCACAACGCGCCCGGCGACTCGCTGCTCTCCGAGGTGCGCGAGATCCTCTGGGCCGGCGACCACATCCTCTTCCAGGCCGAGCCCGACGGGTGGCGTCACTACTGGTCGGTGCCCGCGGACCGCGTCTCCAGCGAGGCACGGCTGCTCACGCCGGGCGACGGCATCGCCGAGCAGATCGGGCTGTCGGCGGACGGGCGCACGCTGTTCTACGCCACCAACGTGGACGACCTGCACCGGCGGCACCTGTGGAAGGTGCCGACGGCGGGCGGGCGCGCCGAACAGCTCACCCGCGGGTCGAGCGTGGAGACGTATCCGGCCGTGCTGGCGTCCGGCCGGCAGGTGGCGGTGCTCGCGGGTGGACCGCAGCGGCCGCTGTCGGTGGCGCTGGTGCCGGCGAGCGGCGGCGAGCCCCGGTTCGTGACGACGCTCCCGGACCGCTTTCCGCTGACGCGGCACGTGGAGCCCGAGAACGTGACGCTCGAGGCCGCCGACGGCTTCGAGTTCCACAACCAGGTCTTCCTGCCACCGGACCTGAAGCCGGGGGAGAAGCGCCCGGCGCTCCTGTTCATCCACGGCGGCTCGCGCCGGCAGATGCTGCTCGGCTACCACTACATGCACTTCTACCACATGGCCTACGCGATGAACCAGTACTTCGCGAACAAGGGCTATGTGGTGGTCTCGGTGAACTACCGGAGCGGCATCGGCTACGGCCGCGCCTTCCGCAACGCACCGGGACGCCGGAACGAAGGCAACTACGAATACCGCGACATCGAGGCCGTCGGCCGCTGGCTGCAGCAGCGGCCGGACGTGGACGTGGAGCGCATCGGCGTGTGGGGTCTCTCCTACGGCGGCATCCTCACCGCGCAGGCGCTCGCCCGGAACTCCGACATCTTCAAGGCCGGCGTGGACATGGCCGGCGTGCACTACTACGGGTCGCTGGATCCCGAGAGCGTGGCCTGGCAGGCGTCGTCCGTCTCCGAGATCGAGAACTGGCGCTCACCCGTGTTGCTCATGCACGGCGACGACGACCGCAACGTGGACTTCTCCCAGACGGTGGGCCTGGTGCAGCTCCTCCGCGCCCACGGTGTCCCGCACGAGCTGATCGTCTTCCCGGACGACGTGCACGACTCGCTGCTGTACCACCGCTGGATCCAGGCTTTCACGGCCACGGAGGACTTCTTCGAGCGGGCCCTGATCCGGAAGGAGCTCGCGGCACGCCCGTGA
- the serA gene encoding phosphoglycerate dehydrogenase — protein sequence MNAATPHTAATPFRILVADGISASGLEPLTRDERFQVVRVSTPDQLLSELPTAHGLLVRSKTRVDAELLQHALVLEVIGRAGVGVDNIDLEAATARGIPVLNAPAGNTISAAELTMALMLGLARGVPAADQALRSGTWSKTQGVELRGKTLGLVGAGRIGGEVARRCLAFGMRVLAYDPYLSAQRAEELNLEAADLDTVLGEADVISLHVPLTESTRGLIDAARLKALKPGVLLINVARGGVVDEDALAEALHAGTIAGAALDVYEHEPLQEGSPLRGAPNLVLTPHLGASTAEAQELVALEIADAVRLALLEGDLTRAVNAPAVGGETLRRLRPLLELGQRLGRVACALADGAMRRVEVRYAGASTEALRPLSQAVLAGVLQNVLGRDQVNFVNAGHLASGRGIDVSRSRTAARSDYAEFLEVVLETASEELRIGGTVLGEGHSRIVRIGPYRVDVRPTGTLLILKNQDVPGVIGKVGTLLGTLGVNIAEYHQARLAQGGDALAAVSVDGSVGRDTLQRLLEMPEITEARMVVLD from the coding sequence ATGAACGCCGCCACGCCGCACACCGCCGCCACGCCCTTCCGGATCCTCGTCGCGGACGGCATCTCCGCCTCCGGCCTGGAGCCGCTGACCCGCGACGAGCGCTTCCAGGTCGTCCGCGTCTCCACACCCGACCAGCTCCTGTCCGAGCTGCCCACCGCACACGGTCTGCTCGTCCGCTCCAAGACCCGGGTGGATGCGGAGCTCCTGCAGCACGCGCTCGTCCTGGAGGTGATCGGCCGCGCGGGCGTGGGCGTCGACAACATCGATCTCGAGGCCGCCACCGCGCGCGGAATCCCCGTGCTCAACGCGCCCGCGGGCAACACCATCTCCGCCGCCGAGCTGACCATGGCGCTCATGCTGGGGCTGGCGCGCGGCGTTCCTGCCGCGGACCAGGCGCTGCGCAGCGGTACGTGGTCCAAGACCCAGGGGGTCGAGCTGCGGGGCAAGACGCTCGGTCTGGTCGGCGCGGGACGCATCGGGGGCGAGGTGGCGCGCCGCTGTCTCGCGTTCGGGATGCGCGTCCTGGCGTACGACCCGTACCTGAGCGCGCAGCGCGCCGAGGAGCTCAACCTCGAGGCGGCGGATCTCGACACCGTGCTCGGCGAAGCCGACGTGATCTCGCTGCACGTGCCGCTCACGGAGTCCACGCGCGGCCTGATCGACGCCGCGCGCCTGAAGGCGCTCAAGCCCGGCGTGCTGCTCATCAACGTGGCCCGCGGCGGTGTCGTGGACGAGGACGCGCTCGCCGAGGCGCTGCACGCGGGTACCATCGCAGGCGCCGCGCTGGACGTCTACGAGCACGAGCCGCTCCAGGAGGGCAGCCCGCTGCGGGGCGCGCCCAACCTCGTGTTGACGCCCCACCTGGGCGCCTCCACGGCCGAGGCGCAGGAGCTGGTGGCGCTCGAGATCGCCGACGCGGTGCGCCTGGCCCTGCTGGAGGGCGATCTGACGCGGGCCGTGAATGCGCCGGCCGTCGGTGGCGAGACGCTGCGCCGCCTGCGCCCGCTGCTGGAGCTGGGACAGCGCCTGGGCCGCGTCGCGTGCGCGCTCGCGGACGGCGCCATGCGCCGCGTGGAGGTGCGCTATGCCGGCGCGTCCACCGAAGCGCTGCGTCCCCTCTCCCAGGCCGTCCTGGCGGGTGTGCTCCAGAACGTGCTCGGACGCGATCAGGTGAACTTCGTCAACGCCGGCCATCTCGCCTCCGGTCGCGGAATCGACGTGAGTCGCTCCCGCACTGCGGCGCGCTCCGACTACGCCGAGTTCCTCGAGGTGGTGCTCGAGACGGCCAGCGAGGAGCTGCGCATCGGCGGCACGGTGCTGGGGGAGGGCCATTCCCGGATCGTCCGCATCGGTCCCTACCGGGTGGATGTGCGCCCGACCGGCACGTTGCTGATCCTCAAGAACCAGGACGTGCCGGGTGTCATCGGGAAGGTGGGCACGCTGCTCGGCACGCTCGGCGTGAACATCGCCGAGTACCACCAGGCGCGTCTGGCGCAGGGGGGCGACGCGCTGGCGGCGGTGTCGGTGGACGGCAGCGTCGGCCGCGACACCCTGCAGCGCCTGCTGGAGATGCCCGAGATCACCGAGGCGCGGATGGTGGTGCTGGACTGA
- a CDS encoding alanine--glyoxylate aminotransferase family protein, translated as MSLLDEGSFFLPGPTEVHPDVLAAQTRPMIGHRGAAIRTLMERLQDGLKEVFRTERPVIVSSSSATGLMEAAVRNGAHRKVLSLVNGAFSERFAEIARACGLEVDVLEVPWGEAHDPAAVRERLAGGDYEAVTVVHSETSTGVLNPVGEIAAVVREHPDVLVLVDGVTSVGGAPVRTDDWGLDFVLTGSQKALAVPPGLAFGVASERMMERSAVATRKGVYFDLHEFMKKLKTFETPNTPAVSLFYALDVQLQRIASETLEARWARHAALRDRTLAWVEAQAADGVGIGVLAPEGVRSPTVTCVTLPDGMDGPAVVAGMKAKGWVIGGGYGKLKPTSVRIGHMGDHTLEALERLLGDLGTVLEGLAR; from the coding sequence ATGTCCCTCCTGGATGAAGGTTCGTTCTTCCTGCCCGGACCGACCGAGGTCCACCCCGATGTGCTGGCGGCGCAGACCCGTCCGATGATCGGGCATCGCGGCGCCGCCATCCGCACGCTCATGGAGCGGTTGCAGGACGGCCTCAAAGAGGTCTTCCGCACGGAGCGACCCGTGATCGTGAGCAGCTCCTCCGCGACCGGCCTGATGGAGGCGGCCGTGCGCAACGGCGCGCACCGCAAGGTGCTCTCGCTGGTCAACGGAGCCTTCTCGGAGCGCTTCGCCGAGATCGCCCGTGCCTGCGGCCTGGAGGTGGACGTGCTGGAGGTCCCCTGGGGCGAGGCCCACGATCCCGCGGCCGTGCGGGAGCGCCTGGCGGGCGGAGACTACGAGGCCGTGACGGTCGTGCACTCCGAGACGTCCACCGGCGTGTTGAACCCGGTCGGGGAGATCGCAGCGGTCGTGCGCGAGCATCCGGACGTGCTGGTCCTGGTGGACGGGGTGACCAGCGTGGGTGGCGCGCCCGTCCGCACGGACGATTGGGGGCTCGATTTCGTGCTGACCGGCTCCCAGAAGGCCCTCGCGGTGCCGCCGGGCCTCGCATTCGGGGTGGCCTCCGAGCGCATGATGGAGCGCTCCGCCGTCGCCACCCGCAAGGGCGTCTACTTCGATCTGCACGAATTCATGAAGAAGCTCAAGACGTTCGAGACGCCCAACACACCGGCCGTCTCGCTCTTCTACGCGCTGGACGTCCAGCTGCAGCGCATCGCGTCCGAGACCCTGGAGGCGCGCTGGGCCCGCCATGCGGCGCTCCGCGACCGCACCCTGGCCTGGGTGGAGGCGCAGGCGGCGGACGGCGTGGGCATCGGCGTGCTGGCACCGGAGGGCGTGCGCTCGCCCACCGTGACCTGCGTCACGCTTCCGGACGGGATGGACGGCCCGGCCGTCGTGGCGGGCATGAAGGCGAAGGGGTGGGTGATCGGCGGCGGCTACGGGAAGCTGAAGCCCACGTCGGTGCGGATCGGCCACATGGGCGATCACACGCTGGAGGCGCTCGAGCGGCTGCTCGGGGATCTCGGCACCGTGCTGGAGGGGCTGGCTCGATGA
- a CDS encoding deaminase: MSDRPLHRDLVDENDHPLNLVHGLGPEERAAWTVDRPPLFEVYMRMAEELAKRSTCARLQVGTVLTDAALENVVAIGYNGNVRGFPNACDTEIPGACGCIHSEMNALVKAPGALPNKVAFVTASPCAMCAKLIAQANVSHLFYREAYRKRDGLDILECAGVRTVHYTRWRGYQW, encoded by the coding sequence GTGTCGGATCGTCCCCTCCACAGGGATCTGGTCGACGAGAACGACCATCCGCTCAACCTGGTGCACGGGTTGGGCCCCGAGGAGCGGGCCGCCTGGACGGTGGACCGGCCGCCCTTGTTCGAGGTCTACATGCGCATGGCCGAGGAGCTGGCCAAGCGCAGCACCTGCGCCCGCCTGCAGGTGGGGACCGTCCTCACGGACGCCGCGCTCGAGAACGTGGTGGCCATCGGCTACAACGGGAACGTGCGCGGCTTTCCCAACGCCTGCGACACCGAGATCCCCGGTGCCTGCGGCTGCATCCACTCCGAGATGAACGCCCTGGTCAAGGCGCCCGGCGCGCTGCCGAACAAGGTGGCGTTCGTCACGGCCAGCCCCTGCGCGATGTGCGCCAAGCTGATCGCGCAGGCCAACGTCTCCCACCTGTTCTACCGCGAAGCGTACCGGAAGCGGGACGGTCTCGACATCCTGGAATGTGCGGGAGTGCGGACCGTCCACTACACCCGGTGGCGAGGATACCAGTGGTGA
- the typA gene encoding translational GTPase TypA yields MDIRNIAIIAHVDHGKTTLVDQMLRQAGVFRDNQQVEERVMDSNPLERERGITILSKNTSVRWKDVKINVVDTPGHADFGGEVERILRMVDGVLILVDAAEGPMPQTRFVTRKALELGLQPVVLINKVDRADARPAAVHDEVLELFFDLEANDAQLDAPFLYASGREGWVALKPGEVGEDLAPLFETIIAAVPAPVVDEEGPFQMLISTLDYSSYVGQVAIGRIERGRVHLGDPIVLLDYGEPGPVEDESMQRAKVMRLYGFDGLRRVEIEEAGAGDIVALAGLEDIEIGRTLCEPDHPERLRGIQVEEPTLSVDFTVNDSPFSGRAGKFVTTRQVRERLMRELEKNVALRVEDTDQTDTFTVSGRGELHLTILMETMRREGYEFQVSRPRVVVKVDDNGQRLEPYEEVVVEVPSDSVGVVIEKLGQRRAEMTDMRTMDSGATRLRFRLASRGLFGYRSEFMTDTRGEGILHHNFLEYGPWGGIIPGRKRGVLVADREGEAVGYALYNLQERATMFVEPGDPVYTGMIVGEHVRPGDLDVNVCKGKKLTNIRAASADENIRLEPPRRLTLELALEFIEEDELIEVTPDALRLRKRVLDANQRKKSAKKLALT; encoded by the coding sequence ATGGACATTCGCAACATCGCCATCATCGCCCACGTCGACCACGGGAAGACCACCCTCGTCGACCAGATGCTCCGCCAGGCGGGCGTCTTCCGGGACAATCAACAGGTCGAAGAACGGGTCATGGACTCGAACCCGCTGGAGCGGGAGCGAGGCATCACGATCCTGTCCAAGAACACGTCCGTGCGCTGGAAGGACGTGAAGATCAACGTCGTCGACACCCCCGGGCACGCCGACTTCGGCGGCGAGGTGGAGCGTATCCTGCGCATGGTCGACGGCGTGCTGATCCTGGTCGACGCGGCGGAGGGGCCCATGCCCCAGACCCGTTTCGTCACCCGCAAGGCCCTGGAGCTGGGGCTGCAGCCCGTGGTGCTGATCAACAAGGTCGACCGCGCGGACGCGCGGCCGGCGGCCGTGCACGACGAGGTGCTCGAGCTGTTCTTCGACCTCGAGGCCAACGACGCCCAGTTGGACGCGCCGTTCCTCTACGCCTCCGGGCGCGAGGGCTGGGTGGCCTTGAAGCCCGGCGAGGTGGGCGAAGACCTCGCCCCGCTGTTCGAGACCATCATCGCGGCCGTACCGGCCCCGGTCGTGGACGAAGAGGGACCGTTCCAGATGCTCATCTCCACGCTGGACTACTCGTCCTACGTGGGCCAGGTGGCCATCGGCCGGATCGAGCGGGGACGCGTGCACCTGGGCGATCCGATCGTGCTCCTGGACTACGGGGAGCCGGGCCCGGTCGAGGACGAGTCGATGCAGCGGGCGAAGGTCATGCGCCTCTACGGCTTCGACGGCTTGCGCCGCGTCGAGATCGAGGAGGCGGGCGCGGGCGACATCGTGGCGCTGGCGGGGTTGGAGGACATCGAGATCGGCCGCACGCTCTGCGAGCCCGACCACCCGGAGCGTCTGCGCGGGATCCAGGTGGAGGAGCCCACCCTCTCCGTGGACTTCACCGTCAACGATTCCCCGTTCTCGGGACGCGCGGGAAAGTTCGTCACCACCCGCCAGGTGCGTGAGCGCCTGATGCGCGAGCTGGAGAAGAACGTGGCGCTGCGCGTGGAGGACACGGATCAGACGGACACCTTCACCGTGTCCGGCCGCGGCGAGTTGCACCTGACCATCCTCATGGAGACCATGCGCCGCGAAGGCTACGAGTTCCAGGTCTCGCGCCCGCGCGTGGTGGTCAAGGTGGACGACAACGGCCAGCGGCTCGAGCCGTACGAGGAGGTCGTGGTCGAGGTGCCGAGCGACAGCGTGGGCGTGGTCATCGAGAAGCTGGGCCAGCGCCGGGCCGAGATGACCGACATGCGCACCATGGACTCGGGTGCCACCCGGCTGCGCTTCCGTCTGGCTTCGCGCGGGCTCTTCGGCTACCGCTCCGAGTTCATGACGGACACGCGGGGCGAAGGCATCCTGCACCACAACTTCCTGGAATACGGGCCCTGGGGCGGCATCATCCCGGGGCGTAAGCGCGGCGTCCTGGTCGCGGACCGGGAAGGGGAGGCCGTCGGGTACGCGCTCTACAACCTGCAGGAGCGCGCGACCATGTTCGTGGAGCCCGGCGATCCGGTCTACACGGGGATGATCGTGGGTGAGCACGTCCGCCCGGGCGACCTGGACGTCAACGTCTGCAAGGGCAAGAAGCTCACGAACATCCGGGCGGCCTCCGCAGACGAGAACATCCGGTTGGAGCCGCCGCGGCGCCTCACGCTGGAACTCGCGCTCGAGTTCATCGAGGAGGACGAGCTGATCGAGGTGACGCCGGACGCGCTCCGACTCCGCAAGCGCGTCTTGGATGCCAACCAGCGGAAGAAGAGCGCGAAGAAGCTGGCGCTCACCTGA
- a CDS encoding sigma-70 family RNA polymerase sigma factor has translation MTDRPPSEAPTTGHAITHALHQVSEGDAEAQDRLWRLTYDELYRLASRLMSHERVGHTLSPADLIGELWLKLVDQDRINWRDRAHFYGVAARACRRILIDHARRHRAQKRGSGAARVTIDRIQIQTDDGAEDLVALDQALARLREMDDRLYQVVELRYFGDLSEEETAQMLEISTRTVRRDLVKAKGWLYTQLSATAPPDDGSDPTPT, from the coding sequence ATGACGGACCGACCCCCGTCCGAGGCCCCGACCACCGGCCACGCCATCACCCACGCCCTCCACCAGGTCTCGGAGGGCGACGCGGAGGCGCAGGACCGGCTCTGGCGCCTCACCTACGATGAGCTCTACCGGTTGGCTTCCCGGCTGATGAGCCATGAGCGGGTGGGCCACACCCTGTCGCCCGCGGACCTGATCGGGGAGCTCTGGCTCAAGCTCGTGGACCAGGACCGGATCAACTGGCGCGACCGTGCCCACTTCTACGGCGTGGCGGCCCGGGCCTGCCGACGGATCCTGATCGACCATGCCCGCCGGCACCGCGCCCAGAAGCGGGGATCCGGGGCGGCCCGGGTCACGATCGACCGGATCCAGATCCAGACCGACGACGGCGCGGAGGACCTCGTGGCCCTCGATCAGGCGCTTGCACGCTTGAGGGAGATGGACGACCGCCTCTACCAGGTGGTCGAGCTCCGCTATTTCGGGGACCTCTCCGAGGAAGAGACCGCCCAGATGCTGGAGATCTCCACGCGGACCGTGCGCCGCGACCTGGTCAAGGCCAAGGGCT